A region of the Vibrio tubiashii genome:
TGATGGGGGGCGTTGGAATTGCAATTTGTACGCCTCCTCTTGGTTTAGCCTTAGCGACGCTTATATCACCCAATAAATTCAAGCGTGACGAACGTGAGGCCGGAAAGGCCGCTGGCATTATGGGCATGATTGGGATCAGTGAAGGGGCGATTCCGTTTGCGACCGCCGACCCTGCGCGTGTTCTTCCTGCCATTGTTGCTGGTGGTATTGTCGGTAATGTGACGGGTTTTATGTTCCATGTCATCAACCATGCCCCTTGGGGAGGTTGGATCGTACTTCCTGTTGTCGATGGCAAGCTGGGCTATATCGTCGGAACCGTTGCGGGCGCACTCACGACGGCATGTGTTGTTATTCTATTGAAAAAAACGGTCCGAGAAGATGAAGAGTATGACTCGTTTCGCCGCGCATACTCTTCAGTGCAAACAGAGGGGGAAGCCGATGTACTTGCGGTGACTTCATGTCCTTCCGGTGTTGCTCATACGTTTCTAGCGGCTAAATCATTAGAGAAAGCAGCCTATTCTATGGGCATCAAAATTAAAGTAGAAACCCAAGGCGCAGATGGCATTAACAACCGCATCACCGAGCTAGATATCGCGCGAGCAAAACTGGTTATCTTCGCTCATGACGTGGCAATAAAAGAGCCAGAAAGGTTTAGCAATATTGCGATTATCGATGTTAGTACCAAAGATGCCATGCACAATGCGGCAGCGTTAATCAAATCGAAACGAAATTTAGTCAAATAGTTCCCCCGAACTATTTATGCTCCAAGCTCCATCATCCGATGGAGCTTTTTTCTATTCACAACTTCTCTGACTAACCACAAGCTCAGTAAAGCCGGTGTTGTTGTCATGTTGCCGTGAAAATTTCAGGTTGTGGTATTTATGAAGAATGAGTTCAGCCGTGGTATCGATCAGGCAACCTTCCATCAGATGACCACCGACAACTTCTCCGCTTTGTTTTGCAACCGAGATGTGGATATGTTGATGATTGGGCGTAAGGGTACCCATTACCGAGACGATCTCTACGGGCTCGTTTAATTCGAGAGTTTGCGTTGCGCCCGCCAAACGGATCTTTAGGTGAGTAAAACACCCTACACAAGAGGCGACGGTACCTGCACTGATATTATGTTCCGTGACCAAGTGTTGAATGCATTGCTTAAGGTCATCGCCTTTAGTGAGGCGAACCGCTATTGGAGTGATCAATCTATGCCTATCTACTTTTATCAGGAAAGAGGTTAGTTTACCGAGTATCTTTTTACTGGTTTTCCACTTTGTTCTTTGTTGGCGGGTTGTTCTGCTTGGTATTGATCAATGCTGTGCCACTTTAATGCCCCATTGAGTTCGTAATCGTTAGCAGCAGCGCAGATCATGTAATACTCATCGATTTGGACGATAGCGCCATCAGAGTACGCTTTATCTTGGTAGTAACAAACGCGCTTGCCCACTTCTCCGGCGTTGATTCCGATGATGGGTTTAGCAGGAGTTGAAATGACATTGGCAGACGCAGGTAAAGCCAGTGCAGCAACTAGTACTATCATGTAGGACTTCATTTTTGTTCTCCGAAGCGTTGACCAAATTTACGTTCGTATCGCGGCAGCATGCTTTCATTACCAAGCAAACCTCCCTGATGAACATAAATGATGCTCTTATCTTGATTCTCTTTATACCATGATTGTAGACACTGCCACATCATAGGATCGTAGAGAAGGTCGAACTCGATATCGGTCTCATCAAGTAATTGCTGCCAAATACGATAATCTTGTTGATAAAGTTTACCGAAATGATGTTTTGTTTCTAACTCTAGAATCTGTGGAAAATCATTTTCGCCTAGCTCTTCAAACTGTTTGATTAAGTACTCTTTTCCGCCTACGCATGGACAAGTTAATACGGGGATAGAGTGGGGCTTTAAGTACTTATGCAGATAAAGGGCTGTCGCTCCCGTACCAGCAGGCAGTGCAACAACAAATTGGTGATTGGACTCATACCTTGTCCAAGAGAGGATTTCACTTGCGAGTTGCTCAACCCCTTGTTTAGCAAGCTTTGAACGCCCCCCTTCAGGTAAAAGTAGGCAAGAATTGTCTGGCTGACGAATCTGCTCGATATACTCTAGCGGATGAAGATGGTATTCAGCTGTAGGGATGATTTTAGCCCCTAAATCTAATGCGCCTCGATAGTTGCCAAGTGGGTTGTCATCTAACCACTGAGGGATGCGGTCGACATAAAACTCTAGTTGCCAACCTTTAATCGCAGCAAGCGCTGACAAAGAGTAAAGCGAGTTCGACTGAGTGCTGCCGTAACTTATCAGCGTTTTAATGGTCGGATAATTTTGCTCAAGCACAGCCATAAATTTGCGTGCTTTATTACCACTAAAATGGCTGTGCAGTTGATCATCGCGTTTTAGGAAAAACGGTATGTCAGCAAACTGGTGCTGAGTGATGGGCGTATTGGCGAGCTTCATAAAAATCGATCGTGAAAATTTGGCCGCCTATCTTAACGGATTGGTGACCATGAGTATCAATCTAGATCAAAATTTTATAGTGGCGCAACAACCGCGGTTTTGATGATTGGTCAGTTCAAAGTGCCATTGGTAGCGTCGACAGAGGTCGTCGACGATTAGCAACCCAAGTCCATGTCCTTCTGAGTCTGGGGAGTCCGTGAGCCCCGGACCATCGTCAATCACCTTAATATGCTCGGATGAAACCTCGATATCGATTCTGCCATGATCAGAGGCGGCAATGGCATTACGAACTAGGTTGCCCAGCACCATGTTTAGAACTGCGGGAGTTGCTCTTAGCTTAGGCTGCGAAAGGAAGCTCACATTGATGTCGAGATCTTTTTCTGCAGCATGTACCTTGTTGGCCGTGACGACTTTGTTGATCTCTTCATGCTCGATATCCCTCAGCGGCGCATCGTCGACATTGCGTTCGTAGCGTACGATAGAGAGCAAAGCGTCAACCATAGTGATCATCTCTAACGTCGCGTCTTCGATACGCGAGATCTGTCGATGCTGAAACTCATCAGGTTTAGAGCGCGTAAGGAGTTTATTTGCCCCTTTTACCACAGTAAGTGGCGTTCTCAGTTCATGACTAGCATAACGAGCGAAAGCTTGTTCACGCTTTAAGGCAAGGTTAAGTTCATTGCGATATTGATTAAGGTGGGTCGTCAGTAGTTGGAACTCTTCGGCGGCTTCCTGATGTATTGCAAAGGCTTTAGTAGTGTCACCTGACAGCTCATTGAGCTGTTTAGTGATGTCATTAACGGGTTCAATCAAGCGCCTAGACAGGCGAAACAACAGCGCGCCAAAGGTAAACATCAGCAGAGACACAAAGCTGATGACGATGATGCCTGAATAAAGGATTTCCTCGTTACCAAACTCGACTTTGTCGATCAAAGAGAGCAGTACGATGGTTTTTTGCTCGCCACTGTCTGAATAGTATCCTTTATAGATCATATGCCCGTGCGGAGAGAACAGGGATCCAACTTCGCCGAGGAAGGTCTCGTGGTTATCAACATAACCGCGGTATTCTTGGGGGACCAAATCTGCGTCGTTGTAGGCAACAGTTAGAGAGTCGAGACGGATTTTTCCCTGCTCTCCGGCAAGAAAACGTTCAACAGCACTATCGCGGTCGATAAGAATACGCCTTTCACCCACGCGATCTTCCGACCATTGCAACGCAAGGTAGAAGATGACAAAGGTAACGATCCCGATAACGCAGGACATGCCAGTAAAAAATACCGCGAGTCTTCCTGTGAGCGTTTGCGTATTAGATAGAAAACCGTCTGGCATCAGATGTCCTCTAAGCGAAAGCCAATTTTAGGGATAGTGGTTAACATCGGCGCATGAAAAGGCTTATCGAGTTGGTTACGTAGCTGATAAATATGGCTGCGCAGTACATCATTGTTGGGTTCGCTTTCTTGCCACAGCTTTTCGGAGACCTCTTGTCGAGTCACCACCTCTGGGGCGCGCTGACAAAGCATCTCTAGAATCGTGTAAGTGGTTGGGTTTAAAGCCAATAGCTTGTCTTGGCGATAAGCTTGGCGAGTTTTTTGGTCGATCTTCAAACTGCCAAATTGCAAAACGGAGCTAGCGACTTGGCCCTTGTAACGTTTAATCAAGGCGTGGATGCGCGCTTCAAGAATCTCTAAATCAAACGGTTTCGTCAGATAATCATCGGCGCCATGTTTAAAGCCGTTAAGCATATCATCACGATTATCGAGTGCAGTCAGCATTAGTACGGGGGTGTTAACGCCAGCGTCTCTTAGCTTGTTACACACGGTCAGACCATCCATTCTCGGCAGCATGAGGTCGAGCAGTATTAAGTCAAAAGTGCCTTCCAGTGCCAGTTGTAGACCCAGTTCGCCGTTGTCTGCGTAATCGAGTTCCATTCCTTCACATTCGAAGTAATCAAACAAGATACCCGCAACCTCTCGGTTATCTTCAACCAGTAATACTCTGTTCATCGCACACTCTCATTTAATGGGGCTTTATGATCTCAATGGCGCTGTGAAAAAAACGTGAACAACAAGCTTTTCACACCCTCGCTGATAGATTCGATCGTAATACAGCAGTTCATTTGAGCTGCGTTTGAGAATCTAACCCAAATAGGGGGCCATATGGGTATTGTAACCTCAGTGCCACGTCATACTCAGTCATCAGTCACTCTTAGCGTTGTTGTCCCTTACTTCAACGAGCAAGAGGTACTGCCTGAACTGCACCAACGTTTAAGTTCAGTTTTAGACAGCTTGGCCGACACTTGTGAGATCATCTACATCGATGATGGTAGCACAGACAATAGCTTAGCGATTGTGGAAAGCTTCACCAGTCATTCTTCTACGATTCACAGTGTTTCGCTAAGCCGTAACTTTGGTAAAGAAGCGGCCATGAGTGCAGGGCTAGAGCACTGTCATGGTTTAGCGGTAATTATCATTGACTCCGATCTTCAAGATCCGCCTGAGCTTGTTCCTCAAATGCTAGATAAATGGCGCGAGGGCTACGACGTCGTTAATATGCAAAGAGCGGAAAGGCTTGGCGAGACGTGGTTTAAACGTCAATCCGCAGCTGTGTTTTATCGCCTTCTCAATTCAATGGTCAAATCTGAGATCCCTGAAAATGTCGGAGATTTTCGCCTTCTTTCAAGAGAAGTCGTCGACCATATTAATCGCCTCCCAGAGCGAAATCGTTACATGAAAGGGATCTTCGCTTGGCCGGGATTCAAACAAGCAACGATTCAGTTTCAACGCGATGCACGATTTAGCGGCGAAACGAAATGGAACTATCTCAAGCTTATCGGTTTAGCCGTCGATGGCATTACCTCTTTCTCGATTAGACCTCTTAGACTTGCCACAGTGCTTGGAAGCTTAATTGCAGGGGGAGCATTTATCTATGGCGTGATGATCGTGATTAAGACGCTGCTATTTGGTGATCCTGTCACCGGTTATCCGTCAATGATGGTTGTGCAATTGGCATTAGGAGGCATTCAGCTTCTCAGTATTGGTGTATTGGGCGAATACATTGGTCGAATCTTCATTGAAACCAAACAAAGACCACTCTATCTAGTGCAGTCGGTCAGTGAAAAACAAGCAAGGCAACAAGTACATAAAACGGAGAAACGAGCGTGAGTTTTAACCGAGTTCACTTATGGGCGATTTTAGGCGCGGCACTCTTGATTCGACTGCTGACTTTAGGCGCTTACCCACTCATGGATACCACCGAAGCCAGATACGGTGAAATGGCGCGGTTAATGATTGAGACGGGCAACTGGATCACGCCTCAATTTGACTATGGCGTGCCTTTCTGGGGTAAGCCGCCCTTGTTTACATGGATGAGTGCAGTGGGTATCGAAACGTTCGGTATCAACGAGTTTGCTGTTCGAGTTCCCCATTGGATAGCAGGCGTAGTGATTTTGCTGTTTATTGGACTGTTTGCCAAGCGGGTAGGCTACAGCGGCTTAATCACGGCGCTGGTCTTGGCAACCTGTGGGATCTTCTCTATCGCTGCAGGAGCGGTAATGACGGATATGGCGCTAACCCTAGGCATGACCATCGCTATGCTTGGTTTCTATTTATGCTGGCTTAGCTATGAGGAAGATAAGCCCAATAGGGGATGGGGCTACATTGGTTTTGTCGGCTTAGCGATCGGCTTATTGGCTAAAGGGCCGCTTGTGATTGTGTTAATGGGGCTTGCTGTCGTGCCTTGGCTTGTTTTGCAGCATGGTTTCACTCAGGCGCTAAAAGTGCTTTGGCAGCGTTTCCCGATCGCAACAGGGACACTGCTGATGCTAATCATTGCCTTACCTTGGTATGTGTTGGCAGAACGTGCAACTCCGGGCTTTATCGATTATTTCATCGTAGGTGAGCATTTTAAGCGCTTTCTAGTTAGTGGTTGGGAGGGCGATCTTTACGGGACTGCACACAATGAAGTTCGCGGCACTATTTGGTTGTTCTGGCTATATTCCGCTGCGCCTTGGTCAATTGTGTTGCCGGTTTTGCTGTGGAAAAAACGTCGCAGTTTGAAATCAACGATCAAACCTAAAAATGGCATTGTTAGCTTCTTACTGTTTTGGATGATAGCGCCTTTGGTTCTATTTACCTTCTCTGGAAACATTCTGCCCGCTTATGTGCTTCCGGGCGTGCCAGCGATTGGTTTGTTGATGGCGATTCTGGTTTCAGATCTAAAACAAGATAAAAAGTGGTTTAAGGTCACCGCGAGTATCGTACCCGCGTTACTGGTGATTGCAGTCGGATTTATTCACTTAGATGTCGGGGATAAACGTAGCGACAAAGTCATTCTTAGAATGGCTCAGCCTGACGTTGCTACCTACTATGTTGGCTCACGTCCTTTCTCTGGTCAGTTCTACAGTTCTGGTCAGGCGAAGTTACTCAGTGATGAGTCGGAACTTAATTCCTTGTCTCAGGTGCAGCTGATTGGTGAACGCAATGCAGTAGATAAACTGGTTAAAGAAAAGCAGTTAAGCTGCATTATCGAGTTTACCGCCAAGAGTCGTCGCTCATTGTATCGTTGCGGTCAACAGTCATGAACAACAAGCTGTTTCGCTTTGCAATGATTGGATGCATCGGCTTTATCGCCGATGCATTGGTTTTTTCAGCTCTGTTTTATCTGGCAGACACGCCAATTATGGTTGCCCGTGCAATTGCGTTTGTGTGCGCCGCGACGGTGACATGGTTTGGTAATCGCATCTTCACTTTTCAAAACACAGAACAAAAAGTGGCTCAGCAATGGATCAAGTTTATGTGTGGAGCCAGCATTTCTGCCTTGCCAAACTTCTTGGTGTTTAAGCTGATGTCGTCTGTTTTAGGAGAAGTAGGACTTGGGCCAGTCATCGCCTTAGTTGCTGGGGTACTGGTAGGGATGGTGAGTAATTACTTGCTAAGTTCTCGTTGGGTTTTTGCTCAGGTTGGTATTAAACGCGCAGAATAAAAAAAGCCCAGAGCAATCAGGCTCTGGGCGGATACAAATAAACATAGGAGTTAATAAGAAAAAGCAGCGTAAATTAGTAGCTTCAGTAAGAAAACAAGTTTGACGGCCTGTAAACTTAGTGGGTTGTCCAAACCCTCGAATGCTCTGCTAACTACACTTATTCAGACCGGGCGTTTTCAAAACAGTTCCAACTTTTTTCAAAAAATATTTAATTTTCTTCTTTCAAGCGCTTAGAACCCAATTCAGACATGGTGGTCAGACCAATCTATAAAAATGTGATGTTAACAGCTTGTTGCTTTGTTGTTTCGGATGTATATTTTCAAACAGTTGTTTAATACGAGTGATTAAAATGGCAAGTAGAAACTCCACCAAAGAGAAAATTCTTGATGTAGCAGAAGCGCTGTTTGCAGAACATGGCTTTAAAGATACCTCTCTACGCACTATTACCAGTAAAGCGGGTGTGAATTTAGCGTCGGTTAACTATCACTTTGGTGATAAGAAAACCTTGGTGAGAGCGGTGTTGGATCGATACCTCGAAGCATTTATGCCAGCTGTTCAAGATGCATTGATTAACCTCAACCTAAATGAAAGTTTTGAGATGGCTGACGTGTTTGAGTCTCTACGCGGTCCGCTACGTAATCTAAATGATGTACGGCCAAATGGAACCAGTCGTTTTATGCTATTAATCGGTCGTGGTTACACCGATGTGCAGGGCCATTTACGTTGGTTTATCACCACTCGTTATTCGGATGCATTATCTCTGTTTACTGAATCGGTAATGAAAGCGAATCCGAAGCTCACTCAAGAAGAGTTGTTCTGGCGTTTACATTTCACGCTCGGAACTTGTGTTTTCACAATGGCTTCAAGCCAAGCGCTACTTGAGATTGCAGAAAATGATTACGGAAAAGCAATGGATGCCAAATCCGTTGTTGACCAACTGATTCCATTCTTAGCAGCAGGCGTCGCTGCAGAATAGAAGTTTTAACTAGTACCTACAAATAACAAAAATATTGGACCACTAAATAGTGAACAAAAGGATCTGATTATGGGCTCTCTAAGAAGAAAATGGGTAAGTGACCCAGCTTTTAAAATGTTTAAAAAAGTGCTGCCACCACTATCGAGCACTGAAAAGGAAGCAATGGAAGCGGGTAGTGTTTGGTGGGATGGAGAGCTTTTCTCTGGTCGTCCTGACTTCACTAAGCTTCACCATTATCCGAAGCCAACCCTAACGGCTGAAGAGCAGTCGTTTATGGATAACGAGCTAGAAACTCTGCTAGCTATGCTCGATGACCATAAGATCGTAAAAGAAGATCGCGATTTGCCACCTGAAGTTTGGCAGTACCTGCGTAAAGAGCGCTTCTTCTCTTTGATCATTTCAAAAGAGTACGGTGGTCGTGAGTTTTCATCACTGGCGAACTCAACAATTGTAACGCGAATTGCGACCCGTAGTATCAGTGCAGCGGTTTGTGTGATGGTGCCAAACTCGTTAGGTCCTGGTGAGCTTCTGTCACACTACGGTACTCAGGAACAAAAAGATTACTGGTTGCCTCGCCTAGCGGATGGTACCGATATTCCATGTTTTGCGCTTACTGGC
Encoded here:
- a CDS encoding PPC domain-containing DNA-binding protein; this encodes MITPIAVRLTKGDDLKQCIQHLVTEHNISAGTVASCVGCFTHLKIRLAGATQTLELNEPVEIVSVMGTLTPNHQHIHISVAKQSGEVVGGHLMEGCLIDTTAELILHKYHNLKFSRQHDNNTGFTELVVSQRSCE
- a CDS encoding DUF1496 domain-containing protein, with protein sequence MKSYMIVLVAALALPASANVISTPAKPIIGINAGEVGKRVCYYQDKAYSDGAIVQIDEYYMICAAANDYELNGALKWHSIDQYQAEQPANKEQSGKPVKRYSVN
- a CDS encoding 1-aminocyclopropane-1-carboxylate deaminase/D-cysteine desulfhydrase codes for the protein MKLANTPITQHQFADIPFFLKRDDQLHSHFSGNKARKFMAVLEQNYPTIKTLISYGSTQSNSLYSLSALAAIKGWQLEFYVDRIPQWLDDNPLGNYRGALDLGAKIIPTAEYHLHPLEYIEQIRQPDNSCLLLPEGGRSKLAKQGVEQLASEILSWTRYESNHQFVVALPAGTGATALYLHKYLKPHSIPVLTCPCVGGKEYLIKQFEELGENDFPQILELETKHHFGKLYQQDYRIWQQLLDETDIEFDLLYDPMMWQCLQSWYKENQDKSIIYVHQGGLLGNESMLPRYERKFGQRFGEQK
- a CDS encoding sensor histidine kinase — translated: MPDGFLSNTQTLTGRLAVFFTGMSCVIGIVTFVIFYLALQWSEDRVGERRILIDRDSAVERFLAGEQGKIRLDSLTVAYNDADLVPQEYRGYVDNHETFLGEVGSLFSPHGHMIYKGYYSDSGEQKTIVLLSLIDKVEFGNEEILYSGIIVISFVSLLMFTFGALLFRLSRRLIEPVNDITKQLNELSGDTTKAFAIHQEAAEEFQLLTTHLNQYRNELNLALKREQAFARYASHELRTPLTVVKGANKLLTRSKPDEFQHRQISRIEDATLEMITMVDALLSIVRYERNVDDAPLRDIEHEEINKVVTANKVHAAEKDLDINVSFLSQPKLRATPAVLNMVLGNLVRNAIAASDHGRIDIEVSSEHIKVIDDGPGLTDSPDSEGHGLGLLIVDDLCRRYQWHFELTNHQNRGCCATIKF
- a CDS encoding response regulator transcription factor, producing the protein MNRVLLVEDNREVAGILFDYFECEGMELDYADNGELGLQLALEGTFDLILLDLMLPRMDGLTVCNKLRDAGVNTPVLMLTALDNRDDMLNGFKHGADDYLTKPFDLEILEARIHALIKRYKGQVASSVLQFGSLKIDQKTRQAYRQDKLLALNPTTYTILEMLCQRAPEVVTRQEVSEKLWQESEPNNDVLRSHIYQLRNQLDKPFHAPMLTTIPKIGFRLEDI
- a CDS encoding glycosyltransferase family 2 protein; protein product: MGIVTSVPRHTQSSVTLSVVVPYFNEQEVLPELHQRLSSVLDSLADTCEIIYIDDGSTDNSLAIVESFTSHSSTIHSVSLSRNFGKEAAMSAGLEHCHGLAVIIIDSDLQDPPELVPQMLDKWREGYDVVNMQRAERLGETWFKRQSAAVFYRLLNSMVKSEIPENVGDFRLLSREVVDHINRLPERNRYMKGIFAWPGFKQATIQFQRDARFSGETKWNYLKLIGLAVDGITSFSIRPLRLATVLGSLIAGGAFIYGVMIVIKTLLFGDPVTGYPSMMVVQLALGGIQLLSIGVLGEYIGRIFIETKQRPLYLVQSVSEKQARQQVHKTEKRA
- a CDS encoding ArnT family glycosyltransferase, whose protein sequence is MSFNRVHLWAILGAALLIRLLTLGAYPLMDTTEARYGEMARLMIETGNWITPQFDYGVPFWGKPPLFTWMSAVGIETFGINEFAVRVPHWIAGVVILLFIGLFAKRVGYSGLITALVLATCGIFSIAAGAVMTDMALTLGMTIAMLGFYLCWLSYEEDKPNRGWGYIGFVGLAIGLLAKGPLVIVLMGLAVVPWLVLQHGFTQALKVLWQRFPIATGTLLMLIIALPWYVLAERATPGFIDYFIVGEHFKRFLVSGWEGDLYGTAHNEVRGTIWLFWLYSAAPWSIVLPVLLWKKRRSLKSTIKPKNGIVSFLLFWMIAPLVLFTFSGNILPAYVLPGVPAIGLLMAILVSDLKQDKKWFKVTASIVPALLVIAVGFIHLDVGDKRSDKVILRMAQPDVATYYVGSRPFSGQFYSSGQAKLLSDESELNSLSQVQLIGERNAVDKLVKEKQLSCIIEFTAKSRRSLYRCGQQS
- a CDS encoding GtrA family protein — encoded protein: MNNKLFRFAMIGCIGFIADALVFSALFYLADTPIMVARAIAFVCAATVTWFGNRIFTFQNTEQKVAQQWIKFMCGASISALPNFLVFKLMSSVLGEVGLGPVIALVAGVLVGMVSNYLLSSRWVFAQVGIKRAE
- a CDS encoding TetR/AcrR family transcriptional regulator, whose translation is MASRNSTKEKILDVAEALFAEHGFKDTSLRTITSKAGVNLASVNYHFGDKKTLVRAVLDRYLEAFMPAVQDALINLNLNESFEMADVFESLRGPLRNLNDVRPNGTSRFMLLIGRGYTDVQGHLRWFITTRYSDALSLFTESVMKANPKLTQEELFWRLHFTLGTCVFTMASSQALLEIAENDYGKAMDAKSVVDQLIPFLAAGVAAE